From a region of the Sesamum indicum cultivar Zhongzhi No. 13 linkage group LG3, S_indicum_v1.0, whole genome shotgun sequence genome:
- the LOC105159161 gene encoding THO complex subunit 5B isoform X1: MEVTMAEPDGVLTERNVDVAALYDMLRRCKASAEEIVAKMLAIKKEAEPKSELREVVTQILLNFVTLRQVNRSILLEEDRVKAETELAKAPVELTTLQLHNLMYEKHHYVKALKACKEFTTKYPGIELIPEEEFIREAPEDIKRSILSTDRTHDLMLKRLNYELFQRKELCKLREKLEQQKKALQETIANRKKFLSSLPSQLKALKKASLPVQHQLGVPQTKKLMQHQLAELLPPPLYVIYSQLFAQKEAFGENIELDITGNVKDAQAFARQLANKDAGNQAYLIITKLTAMSTNLVNSKLEDDVPDDNGDGQRRSKRPKKVPSKENLDHSGIYQSHPLKVILHINNDEASDMNPAKLITLKFEFLINLNIVCVGVEDSEEVPENDILCNLFPDDTGLELPQQSAKLLIGSSLSFDESRTSRPYKWVQHLAGIDCLPEVSPLVSVSEESSGETTKHASALSSLSLYRQQNRVQTVVQRIRTRKKAQLASV, from the exons ATGGAGGTGACGATGGCGGAGCCCGACGGGGTACTGACGGAGCGCAATGTTGACGTGGCGGCGCTCTATGATATGTTGCGACGGTGCAAAGCTTCCGCGGAGGAAATCGTCGCAAAAATGCTGGCTATCAAGAAAGAAGCTGAGCCCAAATCTGAGCTCCGAGAAGTCGTCACTCAAATTCTCCTCAATTTTGTCACGCTGCGTCAG GTAAATAGGTCTATTCTGCTTGAGGAAGACCGGGTTAAAGCTGAAACAGAACTTGCTAAAGCACCTGTAGAATTGACAACGTTGCAGCTCCACAACTTGATGTATGAGAAACATCACTATGTCAAAGCATTAAAAGCTTGCAAAGAATTCACAACTAAATATCCTGGCATTGAACTTATACCTGAGGAAGAATTCATCAGAGAGGCACCAGAAGATATTAAACGCTCCATATTGTCAACTGATAGAACACATGATTTGATGCTTAAAAGGCTCAACTATGAGCTCTTCCAG CGCAAAGAACTATGCAAGCTTCGTGAAAAATTGgaacaacaaaagaaagcTCTCCAAGAGACAATTGCTAACAGGAAAAAGTTTTTGTCAAGTCTCCCTTCACAGCTTAAAGCTCTCAAAAAAGCATCCTTGCCTGTTCAACATCAGTTGGGGGTTCCGCAGACCAAGAAACTAATGCAGCACCAATTAGCAGAGTTGCTTCCACCTCCTCTCTATGTCATTTACTCCCAGTTATTTGCTCAAAAGGAAGCTTTTGGAGAGAATATTGAGCTGGATATCACAGGAAATGTAAAGGATGCACAGGCTTTCGCCCGTCAGCTAGCTAACAAGGATGCTGGTAACCAAGCGTACCTAATAATTACTAAGTTAACGG CTATGTCAACAAACTTGGTGAACTCCAAGTTAGAGGATGATGTGCCAGATGACAACGGTGATGGTCAAAGGAGGAGCAAGCGGCCGAAGAAGGTGCCAAGCAAGGAAAATCTTGACCATTCTGGAATATATCAAAGTCATCCGCTTAAAGTTATCCTCCACATAAACAACGATGAAGCTTCAGACATGAATCCAGCAAAACTCATCACCTTGAAGTTTGAgttcttaataaatttaaacattgTGTGCGTGGGTGTTGAGGATTCTGAAGAAGTTCCTGAAAATGATATCTTATGCAACTTATTTCCTGATGACACTGGCCTAGAGCTCCCTCAGCAG TCAGCGAAGCTCCTCATTGGAAGTTCTCTCTCATTTGATGAAAGCAGAACTTCACGGCCATACAAGTGGGTACAGCATTTGGCAGGTATTGATTGTTTGCCAGAGGTGTCGCCACTGGTTTCAGTCTCTGAAGAATCAAGTGGTGAAACTACAAAGCATGCTTCTGCATTATCGAGTCTGTCATTGTATCGTCAGCAAAACAGGGTTCAGACAGTTGTGCAAAGGATTCGTACACGGAAAAAGGCTCAGCTGGCATCTGT CTAA
- the LOC105159161 gene encoding THO complex subunit 5B isoform X2, whose product MEVTMAEPDGVLTERNVDVAALYDMLRRCKASAEEIVAKMLAIKKEAEPKSELREVVTQILLNFVTLRQVNRSILLEEDRVKAETELAKAPVELTTLQLHNLMYEKHHYVKALKACKEFTTKYPGIELIPEEEFIREAPEDIKRSILSTDRTHDLMLKRLNYELFQRKELCKLREKLEQQKKALQETIANRKKFLSSLPSQLKALKKASLPVQHQLGVPQTKKLMQHQLAELLPPPLYVIYSQLFAQKEAFGENIELDITGNVKDAQAFARQLANKDAAMSTNLVNSKLEDDVPDDNGDGQRRSKRPKKVPSKENLDHSGIYQSHPLKVILHINNDEASDMNPAKLITLKFEFLINLNIVCVGVEDSEEVPENDILCNLFPDDTGLELPQQSAKLLIGSSLSFDESRTSRPYKWVQHLAGIDCLPEVSPLVSVSEESSGETTKHASALSSLSLYRQQNRVQTVVQRIRTRKKAQLASV is encoded by the exons ATGGAGGTGACGATGGCGGAGCCCGACGGGGTACTGACGGAGCGCAATGTTGACGTGGCGGCGCTCTATGATATGTTGCGACGGTGCAAAGCTTCCGCGGAGGAAATCGTCGCAAAAATGCTGGCTATCAAGAAAGAAGCTGAGCCCAAATCTGAGCTCCGAGAAGTCGTCACTCAAATTCTCCTCAATTTTGTCACGCTGCGTCAG GTAAATAGGTCTATTCTGCTTGAGGAAGACCGGGTTAAAGCTGAAACAGAACTTGCTAAAGCACCTGTAGAATTGACAACGTTGCAGCTCCACAACTTGATGTATGAGAAACATCACTATGTCAAAGCATTAAAAGCTTGCAAAGAATTCACAACTAAATATCCTGGCATTGAACTTATACCTGAGGAAGAATTCATCAGAGAGGCACCAGAAGATATTAAACGCTCCATATTGTCAACTGATAGAACACATGATTTGATGCTTAAAAGGCTCAACTATGAGCTCTTCCAG CGCAAAGAACTATGCAAGCTTCGTGAAAAATTGgaacaacaaaagaaagcTCTCCAAGAGACAATTGCTAACAGGAAAAAGTTTTTGTCAAGTCTCCCTTCACAGCTTAAAGCTCTCAAAAAAGCATCCTTGCCTGTTCAACATCAGTTGGGGGTTCCGCAGACCAAGAAACTAATGCAGCACCAATTAGCAGAGTTGCTTCCACCTCCTCTCTATGTCATTTACTCCCAGTTATTTGCTCAAAAGGAAGCTTTTGGAGAGAATATTGAGCTGGATATCACAGGAAATGTAAAGGATGCACAGGCTTTCGCCCGTCAGCTAGCTAACAAGGATGCTG CTATGTCAACAAACTTGGTGAACTCCAAGTTAGAGGATGATGTGCCAGATGACAACGGTGATGGTCAAAGGAGGAGCAAGCGGCCGAAGAAGGTGCCAAGCAAGGAAAATCTTGACCATTCTGGAATATATCAAAGTCATCCGCTTAAAGTTATCCTCCACATAAACAACGATGAAGCTTCAGACATGAATCCAGCAAAACTCATCACCTTGAAGTTTGAgttcttaataaatttaaacattgTGTGCGTGGGTGTTGAGGATTCTGAAGAAGTTCCTGAAAATGATATCTTATGCAACTTATTTCCTGATGACACTGGCCTAGAGCTCCCTCAGCAG TCAGCGAAGCTCCTCATTGGAAGTTCTCTCTCATTTGATGAAAGCAGAACTTCACGGCCATACAAGTGGGTACAGCATTTGGCAGGTATTGATTGTTTGCCAGAGGTGTCGCCACTGGTTTCAGTCTCTGAAGAATCAAGTGGTGAAACTACAAAGCATGCTTCTGCATTATCGAGTCTGTCATTGTATCGTCAGCAAAACAGGGTTCAGACAGTTGTGCAAAGGATTCGTACACGGAAAAAGGCTCAGCTGGCATCTGTGTGA
- the LOC105159162 gene encoding uncharacterized protein LOC105159162 isoform X1 encodes MRLIRSVLRPANIGLSRQCQVTKTSSARLCPVIERSSIVHGSNAQWCGRSYAASASSDTVECKKARRRVSKDERKTMVENYVNKYREMNAGKFPTASDAVKDVGGSYYVVRQILQELQYNSKVSPVDTKDASMEKSFMSKDETPTKSVEASQTRGLGEVSPISKMATAKSSSKSLKSKKSSQSSISVEESINDETQLSSAVIDRSKDAETQSHRPIDEPKSSRHPDPEHKTKQEIIREDKLKFDGLQTKAEPQESTESEISRRELHKVPTEVAEPRSKTSVWQNLKSFANGIFSIWKRS; translated from the exons ATGCGACTCATTCGGAGTGTTCTTCGACCTGCTAATATTGGCTTGTCTCGTCAGTGTCAAGTAACCAAGACATCAAGTGCTCGCCTATGTCCag TGATTGAGAGATCCAGTATAGTGCATGGATCAAATGCACAGTGGTGTGGCAGGTCATATGCTGCCTCTGCTTCATCTGATACTGTGGAATGCAAGAAGGCACGGAGAAGGGTCTCAAAGGATGAACGCAAAACCATGGTGGAAAACTATGTTAACAA GTACAGGGAAATGAATGCAGGGAAGTTCCCAACTGCTTCTGATGCCGTGAAAGATGTGGGTGGCTCTTACTATGTTGTTAGACAGATCCTACAGGAGCTGCAATACAATTCCAAAGTGTCGCCTGTGGATACTAAGGATGCTTCAATGGAGAAAAGTTTCATGAGTAAGGATGAGACACCCACCAAATCTGTAGAAGCCTCTCAAACCAGGGGGCTAGGAGAAGTCAGCCCTATCTCGAAAATGGCCACTGCAAAGTCCAGTTCCAAGAGCCTTAAATCAAAGAAAAGCTCACAATCTTCAATTTCAGTTGAGGAGAGCATAAATGATGAAACCCAACTATCTTCGGCAGTG ATTGACAGATCAAAAGATGCTgaaactcaatctcaccgccCGATTGATGAACCTAAAAGCAGTCGGCACCCTGATCctgaacataaaacaaaacaggagATAATACGTGAAGATAAGTTGAAATTTGATGGGTTGCAAACCAAGGCTGAGCCACAAGAGTCAACTGAGTCAGAAATATCGAGAAg GGAGTTGCACAAGGTGCCTACTGAAGTTGCAGAACCTCGAAGCAAAACCTCGGTGTGGCAAAATCTGAAGTCTTTCGCAAATGGAATTTTCAGTATATGGAAGAGATCTTAA
- the LOC105159163 gene encoding bZIP transcription factor 23, translated as MGSNINFKNFGSEPPAEAGGGGRLPGNFPLTRQPSIYSLTFEEFQSTVGGSGKDFGSMNMDELLKSIWSAEENQNVGSTSGGGCQEGSGYLQKQGSLTLPRTLSQKTVDEVWRDISKEYGGGKDATGSISGFGVPQRQQTLGEITLEEFLVRAGVVKEETQLAAKAKNVGFFGDLSRPVNGSMLEFGYQQQQPARGTAGLMGGRITESSNQIALQSATLPLNVNGARSATQQLGSQQQLSQPQQQPLLPKQPTLAYGIPRSSQLGSPGIRSGIIGISDPAINDSMVQNVTLQGGGVGMVGLGANGVTVTTGSPAASSDGLTKSNGDTSSVSPVPYVFNGCLRGRKSAALEKVVERRQRRMIKNRESAARSRARKQAYTMELEAEVAKLKEENEELRKKQAEIMEMQKNQVQEMMNQQNGNKRRCLRRTQTGPW; from the exons ATGGGGAGTAATATAAACTTCAAGAATTTTGGGAGTGAGCCGCCAGCAGAGGCGGGTGGTGGTGGACGGCTGCCGGGAAATTTTCCTTTGACGCGGCAGCCCTCGATCTATTCATTGACTTTTGAGGAGTTTCAGAGTACGGTTGGAGGAAGTGGGAAGGATTTTGGGTCTATGAACATGGATGAGTTGCTAAAAAGCATATGGAGTGCAGAGGAAAATCAGAACGTTGGATCTACTAGTGGTGGTGGTTGCCAAGAGGGGAGTGGCTATTTGCAGAAACAGGGATCATTGACCCTTCCTCGAACGCTGAGCCAGAAGACGGTTGATGAGGTTTGGCGGGATATATCGAAGGAATATGGTGGGGGAAAAGATGCAACTGGGAGCATCAGCGGATTTGGTGTGCCACAGAGGCAACAGACTTTAGGAGAGATTACTCTTGAGGAGTTCTTGGTGAGAGCTGGGGTTGTGAAGGAAGAGACTCAATTGGCTGCCAAGGCTAAAAATGTTGGTTTTTTTGGCGATCTATCTCGTCCTGTGAATGGTTCAATGTTGGAGTTTGGAtatcagcagcagcagccgGCTAGAGGGACTGCAGGGTTAATGGGTGGTAGAATTACTGAAAGTAGTAATCAGATTGCTTTGCAATCTGCTACTTTACCGTTGAATGTAAATGGGGCTAGATCTGCTACACAGCAGCTGGGGAGTCAGCAGCAGCTGTCGCAGCCACAACAGCAACCACTCCTTCCCAAACAGCCTACCTTGGCGTATGGAATTCCAAGGAGTAGTCAGTTGGGTAGTCCAGGGATCAGGAGTGGGATTATTGGGATCTCTGATCCAGCAATCAACGATTCCATGGTCCAAAATGTAACGCTACAGGGTGGAGGAGTTGGGATGGTTGGTTTAGGAGCTAATGGTGTTACAGTTACGACAGGATCTCCTGCAGCTTCATCAGACGGGCTTACAAAAAGTAATGGAGATACATCCTCGGTCTCACCTGTCCCGTATGTGTTTAATGGCTGCTTACGGGGTAGAAAAAGTGCTGCTTTGGAGAAAGTTGTTGAGAGAAGGCAAAGGAGGATGATTAAGAATAGAGAATCAGCTGCAAGATCGCGGGCTCGTAAGCAG GCATACACTATGGAGTTGGAAGCAGAAGTTGCCAAGCTGAAGGAGGAAAATGAGGAATTGCGGAAGAAGCAG GCTGAAATAATGGAAATGCAGAAGAATCAG GTTCAGGAGATGATGAACCAGCAAAATGGGAACAAGAGACGGTGTTTGAGAAGGACACAGACGGGTCCATGGTGA
- the LOC105159160 gene encoding uncharacterized protein LOC105159160 (The sequence of the model RefSeq protein was modified relative to this genomic sequence to represent the inferred CDS: added 28 bases not found in genome assembly): MPEPGFQDLRSGFRARDISPDSVIFTAESNFSLFSSASASVERCSFASDVPDQDSVASVVSQHLAGHELSEVMSGPDPDPNKTTLVQKNSISLSRKEKAKAHKLDSSEAETTEDENIAIDSARNSFSQALKECQDRRLRSEILLKKTDRRRPASLDLNNSVTNVVNSSSPRLGAMKKTSTSTRRTGTFPSPGTPNYRHPSVGIQKGWSSERVPLQTSANRRNLNTALLPYNNGRTLPSKWEDAERWIFSPVSGDGAVRTSFQQPQRRPKSKSGPLGAPGVAYYQLFSPAAPMFDGGNTGKVMANSPFSAGVMAADGMSIRYGGCEGSGNFRVGTEPCMARSISVHGCSEMLSQSLLPGHQDEKYDGTEDAANNISRVVSRRDMATQMSPESSIQSSPRRLSSFSLATPSILPVAELHSTNTSRPDIRDVPVDERVTMTRWSKKNRGKTPGRGSRNADDWKRKAVNIRSASWEVSAETSKSISKIQREEAKITAWENLQKAKAEAAIRKLEMKLEKKRSSSMDKIMNKLRSAQKKAQEMRSSVLNNQAANQISRPSDKALSFRRTHPIGSLSGCFTCHAF, translated from the exons ATGCCAGAGCCGGGTTTTCAAGATTTGAGATCGGGCTTCCGGGCCAGAGATATAAGCCCGGATTCTGTCATTTTCACTGCTGAATCCAACTTCAGTCTCTTCTCTTCCGCTTCTGCTAGTGTGGAACGCTGCTCTTTCGCCTCTGATGTACCTGATCAAGACTCTGTTGCCTCTGTTGTTTCTCAA CATTTGGCTGGGCATGAATTGTCTGAGGTAATGAGTGGTCCAGATCCAGATCCAAACAAAACCACTCTAGTACAAAAGAATAGCATT CTCACAAATTAGATAGCAGTGAGGCTGAGACGACAGAGGATGAAAATATAGCCATAGATTCTGCAAGAAATTCATTCTCTCAAGCTCTTAAAG AATGTCAAGACCGAAGGTTGAGATCTGAAATTCTGTTGAAAAAAACAGACCGTCGAAGACCTGCTTCTCTTGATCTTAACAATTCTGTGACTAACGTTGTAAACTCCTCCTCACCGAGACTTGGAGCCATGAAAAAAACTTCTACTTCAACTCGCAGAACTGGTACATTTCCAAGCCCTGGAACACCTAACTATCGACACCCGAGTGTTGGGATTCAAAAAGGTTGGAGTTCAGAACGTGTTCCGCTGCAGACGAGTGCAAACCGGAGGAATTTAAATACTGCATTGTTGCCTTACAATAATGGTAGGACTTTGCCTTCGAAATGGGAAGATGCAGAGAGGTGGATTTTTAGTCCTGTGTCAGGAGATGGTGCTGTGAGAACTTCATTTCAGCAGCCACAGAGGCGGCCCAAATCAAAGAGTGGGCCCCTTGGGGCTCCAGGGGTTGCTTACTATCAATTGTTTTCTCCCGCCGCACCCATGTTTGATGGGGGGAATACAGGAAAAGTAATGGCAAATTCACCATTTTCCGCCGGAGTAATGGCTGCGGATGGAATGTCAATTCGATATGGAGGCTGTGAAGGCAGTGGAAACTTCCGTGTGGGCACTGAGCCTTGCATGGCTAGGTCAATTAGCGTTCATGGATGCTCTGAAATGCTAAGCCAATCATTATTGCCGGGCCACCAGG acgAGAAATATGATGGTACAGAAGATGCTGCGAACAACATTTCTCGGGTCGTTTCGAGGAGAGACATGGCCACTCAGATGAGTCCTGAAAGTAGCATCCAGTCCTCACCTAGGAGACTCTCATCATTCTCTCTAGCAACTCCGTCTATCCTACCCGTTGCAGAATTGCATAGTACAAATACCTCAAGACCAGATATCAGGGATGTTCCGGTTGATGAACGAGTCACGATGACAAGGTGGTCCAAGAAGAATAGGGGTAAAACTCCTGGAAGGGGCAGTCGAAATGCTGATGACTGGAAAAGGAAAGCTGTGAACATTCGGTCTGCTAGTTGGGAAGTTTCGGCGGAAACGTCTAAGAGTATTtcaaa GATACAGAGGGAGGAAGCCAAGATTACTGCTTGGGAGAACCTACAGAAAGCAAAAGCTGAGGCTGCAATAAGAAAACTAGAG ATGAAACTGGAAAAGAAGAGATCATCATCCATGgacaaaataatgaataaactGAGATCTGCACAAAAGAAGGCCCAAGAAATGAGGAGCTCTGTGCTGAACAACCAGGCTgcaaatcaaatttcaaggcCATCCGACAAAGCATTATCCTTTCGTAGGACTCACCCGATTGGTTCACTGAGTGGATGCTTTACATGTCATGCTTTCTAG
- the LOC105159161 gene encoding THO complex subunit 5B isoform X3, with protein sequence MEVTMAEPDGVLTERNVDVAALYDMLRRCKASAEEIVAKMLAIKKEAEPKSELREVVTQILLNFVTLRQRKELCKLREKLEQQKKALQETIANRKKFLSSLPSQLKALKKASLPVQHQLGVPQTKKLMQHQLAELLPPPLYVIYSQLFAQKEAFGENIELDITGNVKDAQAFARQLANKDAGNQAYLIITKLTAMSTNLVNSKLEDDVPDDNGDGQRRSKRPKKVPSKENLDHSGIYQSHPLKVILHINNDEASDMNPAKLITLKFEFLINLNIVCVGVEDSEEVPENDILCNLFPDDTGLELPQQSAKLLIGSSLSFDESRTSRPYKWVQHLAGIDCLPEVSPLVSVSEESSGETTKHASALSSLSLYRQQNRVQTVVQRIRTRKKAQLASV encoded by the exons ATGGAGGTGACGATGGCGGAGCCCGACGGGGTACTGACGGAGCGCAATGTTGACGTGGCGGCGCTCTATGATATGTTGCGACGGTGCAAAGCTTCCGCGGAGGAAATCGTCGCAAAAATGCTGGCTATCAAGAAAGAAGCTGAGCCCAAATCTGAGCTCCGAGAAGTCGTCACTCAAATTCTCCTCAATTTTGTCACGCTGCGTCAG CGCAAAGAACTATGCAAGCTTCGTGAAAAATTGgaacaacaaaagaaagcTCTCCAAGAGACAATTGCTAACAGGAAAAAGTTTTTGTCAAGTCTCCCTTCACAGCTTAAAGCTCTCAAAAAAGCATCCTTGCCTGTTCAACATCAGTTGGGGGTTCCGCAGACCAAGAAACTAATGCAGCACCAATTAGCAGAGTTGCTTCCACCTCCTCTCTATGTCATTTACTCCCAGTTATTTGCTCAAAAGGAAGCTTTTGGAGAGAATATTGAGCTGGATATCACAGGAAATGTAAAGGATGCACAGGCTTTCGCCCGTCAGCTAGCTAACAAGGATGCTGGTAACCAAGCGTACCTAATAATTACTAAGTTAACGG CTATGTCAACAAACTTGGTGAACTCCAAGTTAGAGGATGATGTGCCAGATGACAACGGTGATGGTCAAAGGAGGAGCAAGCGGCCGAAGAAGGTGCCAAGCAAGGAAAATCTTGACCATTCTGGAATATATCAAAGTCATCCGCTTAAAGTTATCCTCCACATAAACAACGATGAAGCTTCAGACATGAATCCAGCAAAACTCATCACCTTGAAGTTTGAgttcttaataaatttaaacattgTGTGCGTGGGTGTTGAGGATTCTGAAGAAGTTCCTGAAAATGATATCTTATGCAACTTATTTCCTGATGACACTGGCCTAGAGCTCCCTCAGCAG TCAGCGAAGCTCCTCATTGGAAGTTCTCTCTCATTTGATGAAAGCAGAACTTCACGGCCATACAAGTGGGTACAGCATTTGGCAGGTATTGATTGTTTGCCAGAGGTGTCGCCACTGGTTTCAGTCTCTGAAGAATCAAGTGGTGAAACTACAAAGCATGCTTCTGCATTATCGAGTCTGTCATTGTATCGTCAGCAAAACAGGGTTCAGACAGTTGTGCAAAGGATTCGTACACGGAAAAAGGCTCAGCTGGCATCTGTGTGA
- the LOC105159162 gene encoding uncharacterized protein LOC105159162 isoform X2, with the protein MDQMHSGVAGHMLPLLHLILWNARRHGEGSQRMNAKPWWKTMLTRKFPTASDAVKDVGGSYYVVRQILQELQYNSKVSPVDTKDASMEKSFMSKDETPTKSVEASQTRGLGEVSPISKMATAKSSSKSLKSKKSSQSSISVEESINDETQLSSAVIDRSKDAETQSHRPIDEPKSSRHPDPEHKTKQEIIREDKLKFDGLQTKAEPQESTESEISRRELHKVPTEVAEPRSKTSVWQNLKSFANGIFSIWKRS; encoded by the exons ATGGATCAAATGCACAGTGGTGTGGCAGGTCATATGCTGCCTCTGCTTCATCTGATACTGTGGAATGCAAGAAGGCACGGAGAAGGGTCTCAAAGGATGAACGCAAAACCATGGTGGAAAACTATGTTAACAA GGAAGTTCCCAACTGCTTCTGATGCCGTGAAAGATGTGGGTGGCTCTTACTATGTTGTTAGACAGATCCTACAGGAGCTGCAATACAATTCCAAAGTGTCGCCTGTGGATACTAAGGATGCTTCAATGGAGAAAAGTTTCATGAGTAAGGATGAGACACCCACCAAATCTGTAGAAGCCTCTCAAACCAGGGGGCTAGGAGAAGTCAGCCCTATCTCGAAAATGGCCACTGCAAAGTCCAGTTCCAAGAGCCTTAAATCAAAGAAAAGCTCACAATCTTCAATTTCAGTTGAGGAGAGCATAAATGATGAAACCCAACTATCTTCGGCAGTG ATTGACAGATCAAAAGATGCTgaaactcaatctcaccgccCGATTGATGAACCTAAAAGCAGTCGGCACCCTGATCctgaacataaaacaaaacaggagATAATACGTGAAGATAAGTTGAAATTTGATGGGTTGCAAACCAAGGCTGAGCCACAAGAGTCAACTGAGTCAGAAATATCGAGAAg GGAGTTGCACAAGGTGCCTACTGAAGTTGCAGAACCTCGAAGCAAAACCTCGGTGTGGCAAAATCTGAAGTCTTTCGCAAATGGAATTTTCAGTATATGGAAGAGATCTTAA
- the LOC105159159 gene encoding uncharacterized protein LOC105159159 — protein MADEVQFCQNYLLIKPEQASCFDLLRLLCSKTLENRDFFRTPVEAEAVRFRRRWIVFISLLVQKVLLWLKRPLAAVGDAVELLLNYPAANGGYLRLLFNLLTGRLVRPDKSSAGFISVVGYTDKRWNLDRSIRNHEKYNASLAIMASKLSYENESFVRNIVTHHWQMEFVEFYDFWNDFQELNTTYAMMFRDKNVNPNLIVVAFRGTEPFDADAWRTDVDISWYEFPGVGKIHGGFMKALGLQKSTGWPKEIPPGPAGKSFAYYTIRERLKTLIHENGDAKFILTGHSLGGALAILCASVLAIHQEELLLQRLEGVYTFGQPRVGNEQFGEYMKGKMTSYDVKYFRFVYSNDVVPRLPYDDKTFMFKHFGPCLYFNSCYKGQVLEEEPNKNYFSVLYVVPKILNAVYELIRSFILPWRKGEEYKEGWVMKLFRVAALVVPGLINHLPVDYVNLTRLGKLPSSIHLQGQGPNQNLKHD, from the exons ATGGCCGACGAAGTCCAGTTCTGCCAAAACTATCTGTTGATAAAGCCTGAACAAGCCAGCTGCTTTGATTTGTTAAGATTATTATGCTCGAAAACTTTAGAGAATAGGGACTTTTTCAGAACTCCGGTGGAAGCCGAGGCGGTTCGTTTTCGCCGGAGATGGATTGTTTTCATCTCTTTGTTGGTCCAGAAAGTGCTGCTTTGGTTGAAGAGACCGTTGGCGGCGGTGGGGGATGCGGTGGAGCTGTTGCTGAATTATCCGGCAGCCAATGGTGGCTACCTCCGCCTGCTCTTCAATCTTCTCACAG GGAGGTTGGTGAGGCCAGATAAATCATCAGCAGGCTTCATATCAGTGGTTGGATACACTGACAAGAGATGGAATTTGGACAGAAGCATTAGGaatcatgaaaaatacaaCGCATCCCTGGCTATTATGGCTTCCAAATTATCCTACGAGAATGAATCCTTTGTCCGAAATATCGTCACACATCATTGGCAG ATGGAGTTCGTGGAGTTCTACGACTTTTGGAATG ATTTCCAGGAACTAAACACGACTTATGCGATGATGTTCCGAGACAAAAACGTGAATCCCAACCTAATCGTCGTAGCCTTCCGAGGCACGGAGCCTTTCGATGCCGACGCATGGCGAACGGACGTCGACATATCGTGGTACGAGTTTCCGGGCGTCGGAAAGATCCACGGCGGGTTCATGAAAGCCCTAGGTTTACAAAAATCCACAGGTTGGCCGAAAGAAATCCCTCCGGGCCCGGCCGGAAAATCGTTTGCCTACTACACCATCAGGGAGCGGCTGAAAACCCTAATCCATGAGAATGGAGACGCAAAATTCATACTGACAGGGCACAGCCTGGGAGGGGCACTAGCAATTCTGTGCGCTAGTGTTCTTGCAATACACCAAGAGGAACTGCTGCTACAGAGATTGGAGGGAGTGTACACTTTCGGACAGCCAAGAGTGGGGAATGAGCAATTCGGGGAGTATATGAAGGGCAAAATGACGTCGTATGATGTGAAGTATTTTAGGTTTGTGTATTCCAACGACGTGGTGCCTAGGTTGCCATATGATGATAAGACCTTCATGTTCAAGCATTTCGGCCCGTGTCTGTACTTCAACAGCTGCTACAAAGGCCAG GTTTTAGAGGAGGAACCGAACAAGAACTACTTCTCGGTGCTTTACGTTGTACCCAAGATCTTAAACGCAGTTTATGAGTTGATTAGAAGTTTCATCTTGCCCTGGAGAAAGGGCGAGGAGTACAAAGAAGGATGggtaatgaaattatttaggGTAGCAGCTTTGGTAGTCCCAGGTTTAATCAATCATTTACCAGTTGATTATGTTAATCTCACTAGGTTAGGGAAATTACCCTCATCCATTCATCTTCAGGGACAGGGACCAAATCAAAATCTCAAACATGACTAG